In Aliarcobacter faecis, the genomic stretch TTCATTTCTTTAAAAGAAGAAAATCAAGAAATCCTCAAATATACTAATATCGGTGGAGATTATTCAAAAAAGTTCGCTGAACTAGTTGACTTTAAAGTATTATTGCCGAAACGAGGAAGTGATGAAACAGAACTTGTTACACCTCCACCAGCATATTATTTTTTACCATTTTATATGGATCAAAAAAATAGCTGGAGTAAAACATGGAATAGCTTTGGTAAATTAGGTCAATTTGACAGCTGGCAAAAAACTGTAATCAAATATCATTTAGGATATTTAAGTCCTAAGCACTTTGAGCTTGAACAAGATTTATCAGATAATAAAAGACAAATAAATGAATTAAATCAAGAAGTTGAAAAAATTGGATATGCATTGGATGTAGTAAAAAATCATATTCCAAATAACGAAATCACTATTAATGAAGAACAATTCCAAATAATTACAAAAGAGATTCAAGAAGAATTAGCTGAATTATCAAAATTACAAGAACAATTTTTAAATGAACTATCAAATCTCACATCTGATAAAGTTTATTTAGAACATCAAAAAACTATTGCTGAACATCTTATCAAAGAGCTAGAAAGTGATTATGTTTTTAGCGTAGAAAACATAGAAGACGATGATATTGAATGTCCATTATGTGGGACAATTCATGAAAATTCAATAGTAAATAGAAGCTCTATCTTGGTAGATAAACAACAAGCTGTTAATCAACTTCATTCTATTGATACTCAACTCCAAAATCTTGTTAAAAAAGCAGAAAAAACTCAAAAAGAATACGAGCAAATCAAAGAAAAAATCAATCATATTAATGCAAAATATAAATTAGAAGATAATTCACAATCAATTCCACTAAATGAAGTTATTGAGAAATTTGCATATAAATCTATAAATGACAATATAACCAATACAAAAAAAGAGAAACTTTTAAAAATTGATGATTATAAGAACGGGCAAAAAGAGATTAAAAAAGAACAAAATGCTTTGTTAACTAAAGAAGAAAGACAAAAACTTGATGATGCTTTTTTAGAGTTACTTCATACTTATATTAAACTACTCAATGCAGAAGGTATAAATCTCTCAAGTATAAAAACTCCACTTGATTATAATAAAATCGTTAAAGAAGGTGGAGCAGCAGAAGGCACGAGAGGTATTCTTTCTTACTATTTAGCAATTTTTTCTATGATTAACATTTATGGTAGTGAAATAAATGCTCCTTTAGTAATAGACACCCCAAATCAACAAGAGCAATCTGATAAAAACTATGAAAATATCGTTAACTTGATAACTCAAAAAATACCTGACACCGAACAAATAATTATTTGTGCAATGGAAAATGATAAATTGAAAGAATATAAAAAAGATGCAAATGTTATTAAATTGAACAAAGACAAACTTTTACAAGCTTCTAAATATGATGAAGTTAAGCAAATATTTGATGAAATGGAAAAATAATGAAAATTCCATCAGACCTATTCGAAAATAAGCAGTTAAAACTATCTCCACTATTAATAAAATCATATATTGATAAATTAAATGTACTTGGTAAATTTGAAGAGTCAAAAGTAAATTTGCAAGGTTCAATAGGTGGGAATGAAGAAGATGAAGCAATAAATCATTTTGTAGGAAGATTTCCAAATGGTGCTGTAAGATCACAGTATGTTGTCATAAATCCAGATGGAGATTTAAATCATATTGCATCACAATTAGCTACTGTATTTTCAGATAAAACCTTAAAGATATTATATTTGCCGTGCGGAAGCGGTGCAGGATTGGTTGGTTTACTTACTACTTTTTTTACATTAAGACAACACAAGTATTATCCGTCTTTGCCATTAAATATTGAAATTATAGGTGCTGATTATTCAAGTGATGCTTTAAGTATTTTTACTGAAATGATGAATTCAATATCAAAAGAGTTTTTGAAAGTTGGGATTAATATATCATACTCAACACAACAGTGGGATGCCACAAGTAACACTGAGACAATGAAATTAATGCATCAATTTTTTGCTACACAAGCAGATGAACATTTTGTATTTTTTTCTAATTTTTCAGGTGCTACAGGTACGAATAATAATTTTAATGATTCATTCCGCACTGTTTTGGACTATGTTGCTACTATCGGAAAAAATTCTACTATTTTGTGGATAGAACCTGGAAATTTTAAAAAAGCAGAAAGGTTATTTGTAAAAATTGGAATGTTAATCGATTCAATCAAAAAACTTTGGGCACAATTTACTGATTCAAATAGCGATGCATGTGAAATTTCAACAAGAGAATTTAAATTTATTCATCCAACTTCTTTAAATGAACTACGAGGAAATATATCTGGATTAAGATTAATTATAGACGGGCAAGATAGATGATAGATATAAAGAAAATAGCACTTAGAGCCATTAATTCAAGCAGACGAACTTCTCCATCTACATATATAGCTCTTAGGTTATTACTTGATAATCAACACAACTTAAAATGGCTACAAAACTATTGTGAACGAAAACTAACTACAACATCAAAATGGTCTTATTTTGAATATCAATGGTTTAAAAAGATTGATGAAAAAGATAAGCCAAATCATCGTACTTTTTATATAGGGAGTCCTACAACTCTACTTGTGGAAGCATATATTTTGTCTATATTATCAAAAGAGGAAATATTTAAAAATAATTCACAAAATTTTAGCTATTACCTTGCAGAAGATTATGCTAGTTATAATTATTCATACTACTATAAAGGTTATCGCAACAGAAATATTTCTATCTCTAATAAATTAACAGAAGACAAAAATCTAAGGGCTTTTGTTTTTGATTTGAGTAATTATTATCCTAGTATGGACAAATCTTTTGTTTATGAAAATTTTTCTAACTATATCGAACAAACTAATATTGATGAAAAAATCAAAAATGGTATTTTAGATTTTATCAAATCATCTCTTGATGTTACAGTATCAGGAATACCTGTAAATCCTGATATTGGTCATCTTTTAGGTAGTATCACTTTAAAATCATTTGATAATGAAATGTATGAAATTTTTGGAGATAGATATTTTAGATATGTCGATGATATTGTAATTATTGACAAGGAAGATAATGTCAAAGATGTAAAAGCTATTTTAGATGAAAAAATACCTAAAAGTAAAGGTGCTATTTTAAATCAAGAAAAATATCAAGAATTAGATTTAGCAGAATGGAAGATTCTTACTAGCGAAATTGGTCATAATGATGAATTTATTAACTTGCTCAATGACATGCAACTCTACTTATCCATGCAAGATACTGCATCAGAAATACAAAAACAACTAAAAGACAATAAAATTTCACTTCCTGTTTATAAACTTTACATAAACTCAAGATATGGTGGCTGGCAATCTTTTGTAAAGTGGCTAAATTATTATAATCCTTTAAAAAGTTATAGAAAATCTTTGACTGTTGAAAAGCTTGTAAATAGAGCTATAAATTTGAAGAAATTTTATATTGAAAGTTTAAAATCTTTGAATAAAGTTGCTACATCTGAACAAAATGTGAATCAAAAAGTATTGCTTAAAAAGTATCATTTCTATATAAATAGGCTTATTTATTTATTTGATGTAAGTGAATTTGAGGATAAGCTATTACCTTTAATACCTACGACAAAAGAGTTTTTTGAAACAAAATCTGTCATTGAGGCTTTAATAATAAATGATATTTCAAATATATTAAGTATTGGTGGTAAATCTATTTTAACATTTGTAGAGATATCTAAAGCAAATTCTTTATCTTTTCCAAAAATTAACAAAAAATTATTAAAAGCTTATGATAACACACAGCTGTACTCATTAGGTGTATTATCTTTATATGGATTAATTCTATTGAATAAAAGTATAGAAATTGAACAAATAGAAAACAATCAGATAAAAAACTTTCTCCAATTTTGTGATATACAAGCCCCCATAGAAAGATTATTAAATGATTTCTCTTACAATGATGAAATATTGTCATTAAGATTAAATATATCGCATGAGCATATGCTTAAAAAACTGTTTAGTAAATATGATAGTAAAGAAAAATTGTATTTAGCTGGTTTGACTTTGGATGAAAAGGATTATTTCTCACTTTAGTCTATAAGTACAAAAAATTATAGAATACCTATTAGTTTAATAAAAAAATAATTATTTTAATTAATATTTATTAAGTGTAATAAATTTAATATGCTATTACATATTAAACTTTAACTAACATTTTATTAAATATATTTAATTCATTTTCTAAAATATATTTAAGTTCAGTTGTGTTGGAAATAATTTCAAGAATTGAGGCATTGTCTAATTCATTTATTATCCAAACGATTAACCTATCTTTATCTACATTTTTTAGTTCAAATGAAGCAAACTTAGCATTTTTGATTTTTAGGGTGTTTTATGTATAATGTATGTTCAGTAAATAGTTAAGAATAGGGAAAATTATGAGTAAAAGTATAGCTAAAATACATATTTTAATGAAAAATTATCGTAAGAAATTACGTCATATTTGGGAAGAGTATTCTTTTATTGAATACTATGCACCATATTTACACGAAAATATTAAAAATGGAACTTTGCCACCTTATGAATTTGAACCATTTTTGAACAACAGACAATTAAGAAAAACAACAAAAAGAACTTCATTAAGTGCATTAGATCAAGTTTTAAAAAACTCAATCAAAAATAGAGTTTTATTGGATTCTATTGGTATATTTGAGGATTATATATGTAATTTAGCTGAAATTGTTTATACAGATTATCCTGAAAAATTAAAGAACAATAATAAAGGTCAAACTGAAAAGGAAGAACAAAAATATATAAATTTCATTATGGACTCCGATACAAAAGAAGAAATGATATCAAAAATTATTGAAGAAAAATTACGCTCTATTTTTTATGGTAATCCATTAGATATTTTCGAAAAAGATAAAGTTCAACTCTCATTTGGAAAATATTTTACTGATAATTATCAGCATGTTTTAGATGAATATAAAGAAATCACAGCCACTAGAAATGTAATTATTCATAATAATGGTAAAGTAGATAGAAAATATCTTAGAGAAGTAGTTGGCACTAGTTATAACTTAAGAAATAGAATAATTTTAGAGAGACAATATCTTAAAAAAACTTTATCTATTTTAGAAGGTCTTGCGGCAATCTCTTCAAAACTTGTAGTGGAAAATATATACAATGGCATTCCTCGAGGTAAATTGGAAAATTCTATTAAAAGCTTTAAAAATGGTGTTGGAAAAACAGTTTAACAAATCATTGGAGAGAAATATTTGACCCCACGGCTCAAATATTTTCAACTTAACCGTTAGACAAATTTAAAAGGAAGATGATATTAGTTCTAAATTAGATTTTTTACTTAATCAGGCAAATATTGGAAATTATAATAAGTGTGAAATTATTGAAATCTTTGGTTTTGATAAAGAAAAAAAAGAAGCATTCAATATTTTCACCTTAGTTGTTTTTGAAAATACAAAACAAGTAGACAAAAAAGAGTTAATGACTAAAAAGCTACAGCCATTTAAAGGTCATAAAAACCTATTTTGGGGTATTCAAAGAAGAATTGTTGATATTGAAGTAGCACACAAACTTTATCTTCAACTTCTACAAACCAATCAATTTGAAATAGATGAACCATTAAGCATTGGAGAAGTTCAATTATTACAAGAACAATATGTTCTTCCAAGAGAAGATATGCATCATGAAGT encodes the following:
- a CDS encoding RNA-directed DNA polymerase, whose product is MIDIKKIALRAINSSRRTSPSTYIALRLLLDNQHNLKWLQNYCERKLTTTSKWSYFEYQWFKKIDEKDKPNHRTFYIGSPTTLLVEAYILSILSKEEIFKNNSQNFSYYLAEDYASYNYSYYYKGYRNRNISISNKLTEDKNLRAFVFDLSNYYPSMDKSFVYENFSNYIEQTNIDEKIKNGILDFIKSSLDVTVSGIPVNPDIGHLLGSITLKSFDNEMYEIFGDRYFRYVDDIVIIDKEDNVKDVKAILDEKIPKSKGAILNQEKYQELDLAEWKILTSEIGHNDEFINLLNDMQLYLSMQDTASEIQKQLKDNKISLPVYKLYINSRYGGWQSFVKWLNYYNPLKSYRKSLTVEKLVNRAINLKKFYIESLKSLNKVATSEQNVNQKVLLKKYHFYINRLIYLFDVSEFEDKLLPLIPTTKEFFETKSVIEALIINDISNILSIGGKSILTFVEISKANSLSFPKINKKLLKAYDNTQLYSLGVLSLYGLILLNKSIEIEQIENNQIKNFLQFCDIQAPIERLLNDFSYNDEILSLRLNISHEHMLKKLFSKYDSKEKLYLAGLTLDEKDYFSL